The Lactuca sativa cultivar Salinas chromosome 2, Lsat_Salinas_v11, whole genome shotgun sequence genome includes a window with the following:
- the LOC111894212 gene encoding uncharacterized protein LOC111894212, translating to MPIEMPKGLPFSVDTWTPCSNRKRHHFLTHAHKDHSQGISTHSSFPIYATRLTKSLTLNCYPQLNESLFVDIEIGQPIAINDPVETFTVTAFDANHCPGAVMFLFEGTFGNILHTGDCRLTPECLQRLPEKYLGKTSREPKCRLDYIFLDCTFATFSSKMPSKHLAIRQVIDCIWKHPDARVVYLTCDLLGQEEILENICKTFGSKIFINKENNPECFQSLSLTIPNILSQDPSSRFHLFDGFPRLSERAEAKIIEARANFQPDPLIIRPSAQWYVFEDVSSESEKRKNSRFKEAIRDSFGIWHVCYSMHSSRDELEWALQLLAPKRVVSTTPEFRAIELGYVRRHCSFDNLAPDDPLWKLLDIDLEAPLVNEDIQEEVTVNKKEMLTVSSPVKGTCLTLFGRARAGLGNSTLSYEDLVKPEIPTRNVDEVGSDGEVPEGQHDGSKSNGLTKGIGKRATPYSPTGMSNGVNENIRKLYRSMHIPVPKPLPSLVEILNNRKRAKRSFML from the exons ATGCCGATAGAGATGCCGAAAGGCTTACCGTTCTCGGTGGACACATGGACGCCATGTTCAAATAGAAAGAGACATCATTTTCTAACACACGCCCACAAAGATCACTCTCAAGGAATCTCCACTCACTCTTCTTTTCCAATTTACGCTACCCGTCTCACAAAATCCCTCACTCTCAACTGTTATCCGCAG CTTAATGAGTCGTTATTTGTGGATATTGAGATTGGTCAGCCGATTGCTATTAATGATCCCGTTGAAACTTTTACGGTTACGGCCTTTGATGCGAATCATTGCCCTG GTGcagtcatgttcttgtttgaggGCACATTTGGTAATATCCTTCACACAGGAGACTGCAGACTTACACCCGAGTGTTTACAAAGATTACCCGAGAAATATTTAGGCAAAACATCAAGAGAACCCAAGTGTCGACTTGATTATATTTTTTTAGACTGCACATTCGCGACATTTTCTTCAAAGATGCCTAGCAAACATCTTGCAATTCGCCAG GTTATTGATTGCATATGGAAGCATCCGGATGCACGAGTGGTGTACCTAACATGTGACCTTTTAGGTCAAGAAGAAATACTTGAAAATATCTGCAAAACTTTCGGGTCAAAAATCTTTATAAACAAAGAAAACAACCCCGAATGTTTCCAATCTCTATCTCTAACCATACCCAACATCCTTTCACAAGACCCATCTTCAAGATTCCATCTTTTTGATGGATTTCCACGACTTTCTGAAAGAGCAGAAGCAAAAATAATTGAAGCCCGGGCTAATTTTCAACCCGATCCTCTTATAATCCGCCCTTCCGCCCAGTGGTATGTCTTCGAGGACGTGTCTTCCGAATCCGAAAAACGAAAAAACAGTCGATTTAAAGAAGCAATCAGGGATAGTTTTGGAATTTGGCATGTTTGTTATTCGATGCATTCGTCTAGAGACGAACTCGAGTGGGCCCTACAATTACTTGCACCGAAACGGGTGGTTTCCACCACCCCTGAGTTTCGTGCTATCGAGCTTGGGTATGTGAGACGCCACTGCTCTTTTGACAATTTAGCCCCTGATGACCCTCTTTGGAAGCTTCTAGATATTGACCTCGAGGCTCCATTGGTCAATGAAGACATACAAGAGGAAGTTACGGTCAATAAGAAAGAAATGTTGACTGTTTCTTCTCCGGTCAAAGGGACGTGTTTGACATTGTTTGGAAGAGCAAGGGCTGGACTTGGGAATTCTACACTAAGTTATGAAGACTTAGTCAAACCCGAAATCCCGACCCGGAATGTGGATGAAGTGGGTTCGGATGGGGAAGTTCCGGAAGGTCAACATGATGGGTCAAAGTCAAACGGACTAACGAAAGGAATCGGAAAACGGGCAACTCCTTATTCACCAACGGGAATGTCAAACGGAGTTAATGAGAATATACGGAAGTTGTACAGAAGTATGCATATTCCGGTTCCTAAACCACTTCCTTCTTTAGTGGAAATATTGAATAATAGAAAACGAGCCAAAAGAAGTTTCATGTTGTAA
- the LOC111894225 gene encoding NAD(P)H-quinone oxidoreductase subunit O, chloroplastic, translating into MTTAYSSPFSSFQYTKSYPPPPTSTTTKVVLPPGGGGGRFHLSIKAVKSPESADPPPPATAAPKAPKKPVYSMKKGQIVRVEKEKYLNSINYLSVGHPPYYKGLDYIYEDRGEVLDIRVFETGEYALIAWIGVPTAPAWLPTDMLIKSDKLDYERI; encoded by the exons ATGACAACGGCATACTCTTCACCCTTCTCATCATTTCAGTACACAAAATCATACCCCCCACCACCCACATCAACCACCACTAAAGTAGTACTGCCGCCTGGTGGCGGCGGTGGCAGGTTCCATTTATCCATTAAAGCTGTGAAATCACCTGAGTCTGCCGACCCGCCTCCTCCAGCCACCGCCGCTCCAAAAGCCCCCAAGAAGCCTGTTTACTCCA TGAAAAAGGGCCAGATTGTTAGAGTAGAAAAGGAAAAGTATCTAAATAGTATCAAT TATCTATCCGTTGGACATCCTCCTTATTATAAAGGCTTGGACTACATTTATGAAGACCGTGGGGAGGTTTTGGACATCCGTGTCTTTGAAACAGGAGAGTATGCACTT ATTGCATGGATTGGGGTCCCGACTGCACCAGCTTGGCTTCCAACGGACATGCTAATTAAG TCGGACAAGCTCGACTATGAAAGAATATGA